The Strix aluco isolate bStrAlu1 chromosome Z, bStrAlu1.hap1, whole genome shotgun sequence genome contains a region encoding:
- the ABCA1 gene encoding phospholipid-transporting ATPase ABCA1 isoform X5, which produces MRRLSFNSSLWDLSETVEALRESLGKLVKELLSMKSWSDMRQEVMFLTNVNASNSSTQIYQAVSRIVCGHPEGGGLKIKSLNWYEDNNYKALFGGNSTEDDVTNFYDNSTTPYCNELMKNLESSPLSRIIWRALKPLLIGKVLYTPDTPAIRKVMTEVNRTFQELGVFRDLGGMWEEISPKIWTFMESSQEMDLIRTLLKGKAVWDLHVPASNWTVDDVARFLSNHPESSETSNGSVYTWMDAFNETDRAIQTISRFMECVNLDKLEPVATEVRLINKSLELLDERRFWAGIVFTEIAPNSIELPQHVKYKIRMDIDNVERTNKIKDGYWDPGPRADPFEDMRYVWGGFAYLQDVVEQAIIRVQTGMEKKTGVYVQQMPYPCYVDDIFLRVMSRSMPLFMTLAWIYSVAVIIKGIVYEKEARLKETMRIMGLDNGILWLSWFISSLIPLLMSAGLLVLILKMGNLLPYSDPSVVFVFLSIFGVVTILQCFLISTVFSRANLAAACGGIVYFTLYLPYVLCVAWQDYVSFSLKIFASLLSPVAFGFGCEYFALFEEQGVGVQWDNFFESPLEEDGFSITTSAVMMLFDSFLYGVMTWYIESVFPGQYGIPRPWYFPFTKSYWFGEEPQDRQHPHSDQNGPSEVCKEEEPMHLSLGVSIQNLVKVYRDGKKVAVDGLTLNFYEGQITSFLGHNGAGKTTTMSILTGLFPPTSGTAFILGKDIRSELSAIRQNLGVCPQHNVLFDLLTVEEHIWFYARLKGLPEKKVQEEMEQMAMDVGLPHKLKARTSKLSGGMQRKLSVALAFVGGSKVVILDEPTAGVDPYSRRGIWELLLKYRQGRTIILSTHHMDEADILGDRIAIISHGKLCCVGSSLFLKNQLGTGYYLTLVKKDVDSSLSSCRNSSSTVSYLKKDDSVSQSSSDAGLGSDHESDTLTIDVSAISNLITKHVPEARLVEDIGHELTYVLPYKAAKEGAFVELFHEIDDRLSDLGISSYGISETTLEEIFLKVADDSGVDAETSDGTLPARRNRRAFGDRQSCLRPFTEDDALDPNDSDIDPAESRETDLLSGMDGKGSYQMKGWKLTQQQFMALLWKRLLIAKRSRKGFFAQIVLPAVFVCIALMFSLIVPPFGKYPSLELQPWMYDEQYTFISNDAPEDAGTQRLLDALLNKPGFGTRCMPGHSIPGTPCTVGQREWTTASVPDSVLDIFLKGNWSMENPSPSCECSNEKIKKMLPVCPPGAGGLPPPQREQDTADILQNLTGRNISDYLVKTYVQIIAKSLKNKIWVNEFRYGGFSLGASSSLMLPPSHEVTDAIKQVKKILELAQGSSGDRFLNSLSNFMKGLDTKNNVKVWFNNKGWHAIASFLNVINNAILRANLQEGKNPSAYGITAFNHPLNLTKQQLSEVALMTTSVDVLVSICVIFAMSFVPASFVVFLIQERVSKAKHLQFISGVKPVIYWLANFVWDMCNYIVPATLVIIIFICFQQKSYVSSSNLPVLALLLFLYGWSITPLMYPASFVFKIPSTAYVVLTSVNLFIGINGSVATFVLELFTNNKLNNINDILKSVFLIFPHFCLGRGLIDMVKNQAMADALERFGENRFVSPLSWDLVGRNLFAMAVEGAVFFLITVLIQYRFFIKPRPVYAKLPPVNDEDEDVTRERQRIISGGGQSDILEIKELTKIYRMKRKPAVDRICVGIPPGECFGLLGVNGAGKSSTFKMLTGDTDVTGGEAFLKGNSILSNIQDVHQNMGYCPQFDAVNELLTGREHLEFFALLRGVPEKEVCKVGEWAIRKLGLVKYGEKYAGNYSGGNRRKLSTAIALIGGPPVVFLDEPTTGMDPKARRFLWNCALSVIKEGRSVVLTSHSMEECEALCTRMAIMVNGRFRCLGSVQHLKNRFGDGYTIVVRIAGANPDLKPVEEFFGHAFPGSVLKEKHRNMLQYQLPSSPSSLARIFSILSQNKKRLHIEDYSVSQTTLDQVFVNFAKDQSDDDHTKDLSLHKNQTVVDIAILNSFLQDEKVKESCV; this is translated from the exons ATG aGACGACTTTCTTTCAATTCTTCCTTGTGGGATCTGTCAGAAACCGTGGAAGCTTTGAGAGAGAGCCTTGGGAAGCTTGTTAAAGAG TTGCTGAGCATGAAGAGCTGGAGTGACATGAGGCAAGAGGTGATGTTCCTGACCAATGTGAATGCTTCAAACTCCTCTACACAGATCTACCAGGCTGTGTCGCGCATTGTGTGCGGCCATCCCGAAGGTGGAGGGCTCAAAATAAAATCCCTCAACTGGTATGAGGATAACAATTACAAAGCACTGTTTGGAGGCAACAGCACTGAAGATGATGTAACTAACTTTTATGATAACTCCACAA CACCCTACTGCAATGAGCTGATGAAGAACCTGGAATCTAGCCCACTTTCCAGGATTATCTGGAGGGCTTTGAAACCCTTGCTGATTGGGAAGGTCCTGTACACTCCAGACACACCAGCCATAAGGAAGGTCATGACTGAG GTGAACAGGACGTTCCAGGAGCTGGGTGTGTTTCGTGACCTCGGGGGTATGTGGGAGGAGATAAGCCCAAAGATTTGGACATTTATGGAAAGTAGTCAGGAAATGGATCTCATTCGG ACGCTGCTGAAAGGCAAAGCTGTCTGGGACCTGCATGTGCCAGCTTCCAATTGGACAGTGGACGATGTTGCCCGTTTCCTGTCAAACCATCCGGAGAGCTCCGAGACATCAAATGGCTCGGTGTATACCTGGATGGACGCCTTCAATGAGACAGACCGGGCTATCCAGACCATCTCTCGCTTCATGGAG TGTGTCAACTTGGACAAACTGGAGCCAGTGGCCACAGAAGTCCGGCTTATAAACAAGTCCTTGGAGCTTCTGGATGAAAGGAGGTTCTGGGCTGGCATAGTCTTCACTGAAATAGCTCCTAACAGCATAGAGCTCCCTCAGCATGTCAAATACAAGATACGCATGGACATTGATAATGTGGAAAGGACCAACAAGATCAAGGATGG GTACTGGGATCCTGGTCCCCGTGCTGACCCCTTTGAGGACATGCGCTATGTTTGGGGAGGCTTTGCCTACCTGCAGGATGTGGTGGAACAGGCCATCATCAGGGTGCAGACAGGCATGGAGAAGAAAACGGGAGTTTATGTGCAGCAGATGCCCTACCCATGTTATGTGGATGACAT ATTTCTGCGTGTCATGAGCCGCTCCATGCCTCTCTTCATGACTCTAGCCTGGATCTACTCAGTTGCTGTGATAATTAAGGGCATTGTGTATGAGAAGGAAGCCCGACTGAAGGAGACAATGAGGATTATGGGACTTGACAATGGCATCCTTTGGCTAAGCTGGTTCATTAGCAGCCTCATTCCTCTCTTGATGAGTGCAGGCCTGCTTGTACTGATCCTTAAG ATGGGGAATCTGCTGCCTTACAGTGACCCGAGCgtggtgtttgtttttctctcgATCTTCGGTGTTGTGACCATCCTCCAGTGCTTCCTCATCAGCACCGTGTTCTCCAGGGCTaatctggcagctgcctgtgggggcATTGTCTATTTCACACTGTACCTGCCGTATGTGCTGTGTGTTGCCTGGCAGGACTATGTCAGCTTCTCACTCAAGATCTTTGCG AGCCTGCTGTCTCCAGTAGCCTTTGGCTTTGGCTGTGAGTACTTTGCATTGtttgaggagcagggagttggtgTTCAGTGGGACAATTTCTTTGAGAGCCCATTGGAAGAAGATGGCTTTAGCATCACCACATCTGCCGTCATGATGTTGTTCGACAGCTTCCTATATGGGGTCATGACCTGGTACATTGAGTCTGTCTTCCCAG GCCAGTATGGAATTCCCAGGCCCTGGTACTTTCCTTTCACGAAGTCCTATTGGTTTGGTGAGGAACCACAGGACAGGCAGCACCCTCATTCTGACCAGAATGGGCCTTCAGAAG TCTGCAAGGAGGAAGAGCCAATGCATCTGAGCCTTGGTGTTTCCATCCAGAATCTGGTGAAGGTTTATCGTGACGGCAAGAAAGTTGCTGTAGATGGTCTCACACTGAACTTCTATGAAGGACAAATCACCTCCTTTCTGGGACACAATGGAGCAGGGAAAACCACTACAAT GTCCATCTTGACTGGCTTGTTCCCCCCAACCTCGGGTACAGCCTTCATCCTGGGCAAAGATATCCGCTCGGAGCTCAGTGCCATCAGACAGAACCTTGGTGTCTGTCCACAACACAATGTGCTGTTTGACTT GCTAACTGTGGAGGAGCACATCTGGTTCTACGCTCGGCTCAAAGGGCTGCCAGAAAAGAAGGTGCAAGAGGAGATGGAGCAGATGGCAATGGATGTTGGTTTGCCTCACAAACTGAAAGCTAGGACAAGCAAACTCTCTG GTGGCATGCAGAGGAAGCTCTCAGTTGCCTTAGCCTTTGTTGGTGGCTCCAAGGTTGTCATTCTGGATGAGCCTACAGCTGGGGTGGATCCTTATTCTCGCAGAGGGATATGGGAATTGCTCCTGAAGTATCGACAAG GCCGCACTATCATTCTCTCCACGCACCACATGGATGAGGCAGACATTCTTGGGGACCGGATTGCAATAATTTCTCATGGCAAGCTCTGCTGTGTtggctcttctctcttcctgaagAATCAGCTGGGAACAGGCTATTATTTGACTCTGGTCAAGAAGGATGTGGATTCCTCTCTAAGCTCCTGCcgaaacagcagcagcacagtgtcCTACCTGAAAAAG GATGACAGTGTCTCCCAGAGCAGCTCTGACGCTGGCCTTGGCAGTGACCATGAAAGTGACACACTGACAATAG atGTGTCTGCAATTTCAAATCTCATTACAAAACATGTTCCTGAGGCCAGACTGGTGGAGGACATCGGCCATGAATTAACCTATGTCTTGCCGTACAAGGCTGCTAAAGAGGGAGCTTTTGTGGAGCTGTTCCATGAAATTGATGACCGTCTCTCTGATCTTGGCATTTCAAGCTACGGCATCTCTGAAACCACGCTGGAAGAG ATCTTTCTGAAAGTGGCTGATGATAGCGGTGTGGATGCAGAAACCTCAG ATGGGACATTGCCAGCCAGAAGGAATAGGCGTGCATTTGGAGACAGACAGAGCTGCCTTCGTCCATTTACAGAAGATGATGCACTTGATCCTAACGATTCAGACATAGATCCAG CAGAATCCAGAGAGACAGACCTTCTCAGTGGCATGGATGGGAAAGGCTCCTACCAGATGAAGGGCTGGAAGCTCACCCAGCAGCAGTTCATGGCTTTGTTGTGGAAGAGGCTGCTTATTGCCAAGAGAAGCCGGAAGGGCTTCTTTGCTCAG ATTGTGctgccagctgtctttgtgtgTATTGCTCTCATGTTCAGCCTGATCGTTCCTCCCTTTGGGAAGTATCCCAGCCTGGAATTACAGCCCTGGATGTATGATGAGCAGTACACTTTCATTAG CAATGATGCTCCAGAAGATGCAGGCACTCAGAGGCTTTTGGACGCCCTTCTCAATAAGCCCGGTTTTGGGACACGCTGTATGCCGGGGCACTCCATCCC AGGCACTCCTTGCACTGTCGGGCAGAGGGAATGGACCACTGCTTCAGTCCCAGACTCAGTCCTGGACATCTTCTTGAAAGGCAACTGGAGTATGGAGAACCCTTCACCGTCTTGTGAGTGCAGCAATGAGAAGATCAAGAAGATGCTGCCTGTGTGCCCCCCTGGAGCAGGTGGACTGCCACCCCCACAG CGTGAGCAAGACACTGCTGACATTCTCCAGAATCTGACAGGCCGCAATATATCAGACTACCTAGTGAAGACTTATGTGCAGATCATTGCGAAAAG cTTGAAGAATAAGATCTGGGTGAATGAATTCAG GTATGGCGGCTTTTCCTTAGGAGCCAGCAGTTCCCTCATGCTTCCTCCAAGCCATGAAGTCACTGATGCCATTAAACAGGTCAAGAAAATCTTGGAGCTAGCACAG GGGAGTTCTGGAGATCGGTTTCTCAACAGCTTGTCAAATTTCATGAAAGGCCTGGATACAAAGAACAACGTGAAG GTGTGGTTCAATAACAAAGGCTGGCATGCCATTGCCTCTTTCCTGAATGTGATCAACAATGCCATCCTTCGGGCCAACCTGCAGGAGGGCAAAAACCCTAGTGCTTATGGGATCACTGCCTTCAATCATCCACTCAACCTCACCAAGCAGCAGCTCTCTGAAGTGGCCCT gATGACCACCTCTGTGGATGTCCTAGTCTCCATCTGTGTGATCTTTGCCATGTCCTTTGTTCCTGCCAGCTTTGTAGTCTTCCTTATCCAGGAACGTGTCAGCAAGGCTAAACACTTGCAGTTCATCAGTGGTGTGAAGCCTGTGATCTACTGGTTGGCCAACTTTGTCTGGGATATG TGCAACTACATTGTTCCAGCCACGCTagtcatcatcatcttcatctgctTCCAGCAGAAGTCATATGTATCCTCCTCCAACTTGCCTGTACTGGCTCTCCTTCTGTTTCTCTATGG GTGGTCCATCACCCCTCTCATGTATCCAGCCTCCTTTGTGTTCAAAATCCCCAGCACAGCATATGTTGTGCTGACCAGCGTGAACCTCTTCATTGGCATCAATGGTAGTGTGGCCACCTTTGTTCTGGAGCTCTTCACCAACAAT AAGCTGAACAACATCAATGACATCCTGAAGtctgtcttcctcatcttcccCCACTTCTGCCTGGGACGGGGACTTATTGACATGGTGAAAAACCAGGCCATGGCTGATGCTCTGGAGAGGTTTG GAGAAAATCGTTTTGTGTCCCCTCTGTCGTGGGACCTGGTGGGAAGGAACCTCTTTGCCATGGCAGTAGAGGGCGCTGTCTTTTTCCTCATCACAGTGCTCATCCAATACAGGTTCTTCATCAAACCCAG GCCTGTCTATGCCAAGCTGCCTCCTGTgaatgatgaagatgaggatgtaaccagagagagacagaggataATTAGTGGAGGAGGACAGAGTGACATCTTGGAAATCAAGGAGCTAACCAAG aTTTACAGAATGAAGCGAAAGCCAGCAGTTGATAGGATCTGTGTTGGAATCCCCCCTGGAGAG TGCTTTGGACTCCTGGGAGTAAATGGTGCAGGCAAGTCGTCCACTTTTAAGATGCTAACTGGTGATACAGATGTGACAGGAGGAGAAGCTTTCCTCAAAGGAAACAG TATCTTGTCCAACATCCAAGATGTCCATCAGAACATGGGCTACTGCCCACAGTTTGATGCTGTTAATGAACTGCTGACAGGGCGAGAGCACTTGGAGTTCTTTGCACTCCTAAGAGGTGTTCCAGAGAAAGAAGTCTGCAAG GTTGGTGAGTGGGCCATTCGGAAACTGGGCCTTGTGAAATACGGAGAAAAATATGCTGGAAATTACAGTGGAGGGAACAGGCGCAAGCTCTCCACAGCCATTGCCCTCATTGGAGGGCCACCTGTCGTGTTTCTG GATGAACCAACAACAGGGATGGATCCCAAAGCACGTCGTTTCTTGTGGAACTGTGCTCTGAGTGTAATCAAAGAGGGGAGATCAGTGGTGCTCACATCTCACAG CATGGAAGAATGTGAAGCCCTGTGCACTCGAATGGCGATAATGGTCAATGGGCGATTCAGGTGTCTGGGCAGTGTTCAGCATCTAAAGAACAG